A window from Anastrepha ludens isolate Willacy chromosome Y, idAnaLude1.1, whole genome shotgun sequence encodes these proteins:
- the LOC128870561 gene encoding uncharacterized protein LOC128870561: MATNEASRLSPEDMVIFYKRKAQSIYAQAQSIERAIEGEKINPFTEVDLKVRLECLEHISSTFNLAHDSLEELNFDEIGGALRSNFEELLLLLRCRIRREIHKRQSQMPSCSTMRHDPVLEGQTVVLQSRPRLPELRLPTFSGGHTEYTDFLSLFSTVIDKDPDLTDVEKLQHLRSYLKGPALDAIRSLEMSGNNYSVALDLLNKRFNNKRLIFQAHITEIMGIKKVDTSSAVKLRELSDKVNANLRALRTMGNSEQIAGCIIVHTLLQKVDSITQANWEEAAPLDLIPSWEQFTNFLEKRCQRLENVEHSMAAYTRGSQVGKNSRTINHGRKSFIATNNTNNSTNGCVFCDNTDHAVYSCTRFLNLSPQLRFKEVKRLALCLNCLRKGHQLRTCNAGLCRTCGSKHHSLLHIDSSSSPMSSQGPASSVQASSQLAPPNTSKLVSTSVAHHTLAAISQTTSIVTSAQNLSPDVVLLATAVINVKNSAGTWVPCRALLDSGSQLHIITSRLAHQLQLRKTKSSTYVSGLGNANFASDGLTVNITIQSQNSEYSTCITALVAPNITDNQPSFTLDISHWKIPSNICLADRGFFKSQRIDMLIGASLFYDLLCIGQIKLAHGLPCLQKTRLGWVVTGGESQRQRGAILAAQSSLDIGYESNVQIDQLVRRFWEVESCCESVATYSKEELDCEAHFKANYLRLSTGNYSVRLPAKVSIDLLGDSYQQAFRRFLNLERKLDRHPQRKAQYAAFIREYLNLGHMSLVTKNNLRYCKYFLPHHCVLKEESTTTKLRVVFDGSAVSSSGYSLNDLLMTGPTIQPKLFNTLLRFRTFPIALTGDICKMYRCVRVSEPDSYLQCILWRDSPQQPVNVFKLDTVTYGTRPASFLSIRSMHQLAIDEQTVYPIGSKILKCDFYVDDLITGGESIQEVKEIMSQTTKLLEKGGFKLRKWCSSNPELLQTIPPDDRETLLKFDDGSDITKTLGLTWDPASDCLLFAFSPMQPSSKHCKRSILSTIARFYDPLGLIGPIISKAKIFLQQIWKERLDWDESLPSSLHSSWLSLCADFGRIPQIKFPRLSIQQNGAYEIHGFSDASIEAYGACLYVVSVSQGRNQAQLLCSKSRVAPLKTLTVPRLELCGASLLAQLMHEIAQMKLFSCRYYCWSDSAVVLSWIRDEPSRFQIFTANRIATIQELTAGMEWRYVPTKFNPADILSRGATSNDLINSSLWLHGPDFLAQDKNNWPNPCSQHVFGYIYKFQNRLRLSGLTVDCIRRGTKLLLRTIQRLHFKEDLKCLQAGQGVKASSCIASLSPFIDSCGLLRVGGRLKNSALDFEAQHPVILPRRHPVTQAIIMHFHRRNLHAGPRSLLAYIRLQYWPIGGRKTVSNVVSKCTLCFRAKPHLAEHIMADLPEDRVNSSYAFMVTGVDYCGPFQYKNEIRNKQPIKCYICIFICFATKAVHLELVADLSTKAFLNALKRFILTRCRPTRIWSDNATNFVGAKNEMAELKRLFLSEKHVQAVHEFCLANTIDWHFIPPRSPHFGGLWEAAVKTAKYHFHRSVGSSLLNFDELRTLICHIAAIINSRPLFPLSENPADLDVLTPAHFIGTAPISTYVEPDVTKINFNRLDQWQRVSYYQQIFWARWREEYLTTLQQRSKWRIQNFELCVNDIVLVKDENLPPLKWPLARVTELIYGSDRVARVAVLKTANGVIRRAIRKLCPLPRQDEVESPSLPTGGGCLAMQKAAQSAQPT; this comes from the exons atgGCAACAAACGAAGCTTCTCGGTTGTCACCTGAGGATATGGTGATTTTTTACAAACGTAAGGCGCAATCAATTTATGCACAAGCACAATCGATTGAACGGGCAATCGAAGGCGAAAAAATTAATCCATTCACCGAAGTAGATTTAAAGGTACGGTTGGAGTGCCTCGAACATATTTCCAGCACGTTTAACTTGGCTCATGACAGCTTAGAGGAGCTCAATTTTGACGAAATCGGCGGAGCACtgcgttcaaattttgaagagCTACTCCTTTTACTTCGGTGTCGTATACGGCGTGAGATTCATAAACGTCAATCTCAAATGCCATCCTGCTCAACCATGCGGCACGATCCGGTTTTGGAAGGGCAAACAGTTGTTTTGCAAAGTCGACCACGTTTGCCTGAGCTCAGACTGCCTACATTCAGTGGAGGACATACGGAATACACAGATTTCCTTTCCTTGTTTTCAACCGTTATAGACAAGGATCCGGACCTCACGGATGTCGAGAAGTTGCAGCACCTACGTTCATATCTGAAGGGTCCAGCTCTGGATGCAATTCGTTCGTTGGAGATGAGTGGCAACAACTACTCTGTGGCTCTAGATTTGCTTAACAAAAGATTTAACAATAAGCGTCTTATTTTTCAGGCACACATCACTGAGATTATGGGCATCAAAAAGGTGGACACTTCTTCAGCGGTGAAGCTTCGCGAATTATCCGACAAGGTAAATGCAAACCTGCGCGCTCTACGCACCATGGGGAATTCGGAGCAAATAGCGGGGTGTATAATCGTACACACTCTTCTGCAAAAAGTCGACAGTATCACGCAGGCAAATTGGGAGGAAGCTGCGCCGTTAGATCTCATACCCTCATGGGAGCAGTTTACAAATTTCCTGGAGAAGCGTTGTCAAAGGCTGGAGAATGTAGAACATTCCATGGCAGCGTATACTCGTGGCTCACAGGTGGGAAAAAATAGTAGAACTATTAACCATGGTAGAAAATCATTTATTGCTACTAACAATACAAACAATTCAACCAATGGCTGTGTTTTTTGCGACAACACAGACCATGCTGTATATTCATGCacccgttttttaaatttatctccACAACTCCGTTTTAAGGAGGTCAAAAGGCTTGCTTTGTGTTTAAACTGCCTCAGAAAAGGCCATCAGCTTCGAACGTGCAATGCTGGTCTATGTCGTACGTGTGGATCCAAGCACCACAGTCTGCTACATATCGACTCctcttcttcaccaatgtcgtcacAAGGTCCTGCATCTTCAGTGCAAGCATCCTCCCAATTAGCACCTCCAAACACCTCTAAGCTTGTTTCAACTTCAGTCGCACACCACACCTTGGCTGCAATCTCACAAACAACGTCAATTGTCACATCTGCTCAGAATCTCAGTCCTGATGTTGTGCTTCTAGCCACTGCTGTCATCAATGTTAAGAACAGCGCAGGTACATGGGTGCCATGTCGTGCACTGCTCGACTCAGGGTCGCAGTTGCATATTATAACGTCTCGTCTTGCTCATCAACTGCAGTTGCGAAAAACCAAGTCATCCACCTACGTATCGGGTCTTGGTAATGCAAACTTCGCCTCTGATGGTTTGACTGTCAATATTACTATTCAGTCTCAAAACTCGGAGTACTCTACCTGCATTACAGCGTTGGTTGCTCCTAACATAACGGACAATCAACCCTCTTTTACTTTGGATATTTCTCATTGGAAAATACCGTCGAACATTTGTTTAGCAGATCGAGGTTTTTTCAAGTCGCAACGAATAGACATGCTTATTGGAGCCAGCCTCTTCTATGATCTCTTATGCATTGGACAAATAAAGTTAGCTCACGGTCTACCGTGCCTACAGAAAACTAGGTTAGGATGGGTTGTAACAGGTGGTGAATCGCAGCGGCAAAGGGGAGCGATATTGGCCGCACAGTCATCACTTGACATAGGTTACGAATCCAATGTTCAAATCGATCAACTAGTACGTAGATTTTGGGAGGTTGAAAGTTGCTGTGAATCTGTCGCCACATACTCCAAGGAAGAGCTTGACTGCGAGGCGCATTTTAAGGCCAATTATTTGCGTTTGTCTACAGGGAACTATTCGGTCCGGCTACCAGCAAAAGTTAGTATTGATCTCTTGGGCGACTCTTATCAACAAGCGTTTCGTCGTTTTCTTAATCTAGAGCGAAAATTGGACCGCCACCCACAGCGGAAGGCCCAATATGCAGCATTCATACGGGAATATTTGAATCTAGGACATATGTCACTGGTTACTAAGAACAATCTGCGGTATTGCAAATACTTTCTGCCGCATCACTGTGTTTTGAAGGAAGAGAGCACAACTACAAAACTCCGCGTTGTATTCGATGGCTCTGCGGTTTCATCTTCTGGATACTCGTTGAACGACTTGCTTATGACAGGACCCACCATACAACCTAAGCTGTTCAACACATTGCTTCGGTTTAGAACCTTTCCAATCGCTTTGACGGGTGACATATGTAAGATGTATCGTTGTGTACGAGTCTCAGAGCCCGATAGTTATCTGCAGTGCATCTTGTGGCGTGACTCCCCACAGCAGCCGGTCAACGTCTTTAAACTTGACACAGTCACTTATGGTACAAGACCAGCTTCATTCCTCTCAATTCGTTCGATGCACCAGTTAGCCATTGATGAACAAACTGTCTACCCCATAggctcaaaaatattaaagtgcGATTTTTATGTCGATGATCTTATTACAGGCGGTGAGTCCATTCAAGAAGTCAAGGAAATTATGAGTCAAACTACAAAGCTGCTGGAAAAAGGAGGATTCAAGTTGAGAAAGTGGTGCTCCAGTAATCCTGAATTGTTGCAGACGATACCACCTGATGATCGAGAAACACTACTTAAGTTCGACGATGGAAGCGATATAACTAAAACACTCGGTTTAACTTGGGATCCTGCATCAGATTGCCTATTGTTCGCGTTCTCACCAATGCAGCCTTCATCAAAACATTGCAAGCGGTCCATTTTGTCAACTATTGCTCGTTTTTATGACCCACTCGGTCTCATCGGCCCTATTATTTCGAAGGCTAAAATCTTTCTTCAACAAATCTGGAAAGAAAGGCTTGACTGGGATGAAAGTTTGCCTTCATCACTACATTCATCGTGGCTTAGTTTGTGTGCAGATTTTGGCCGCATACCGCAAATAAAGTTTCCCCGTTTGTCAATCCAGCAGAATGGCGCCTATGAAATTCATGGTTTTAGTGACGCCAGCATCGAAGCATACGGAGCTTGTCTTTACGTCGTGTCAGTCAGTCAAGGAAGAAACCAGGCGCAACTGCTATGTTCAAAATCTCGTGTAGCGCCCTTAAAAACTCTTACGGTTCCAAGGCTGGAGTTGTGCGGTGCCTCCCTGTTGGCGCAACTCATGCATGAAATAGCTCAAATGAAACTTTTCTCGTGTCGATATTATTGTTGGTCTGATTCGGCGGTGGTGTTATCCTGGATCCGCGACGAACCTTCAAGATTTCAAATCTTTACAGCTAATCGCATAGCCACTATACAGGAGTTGACTGCGGGTATGgaatggcgctacgtgcctaCGAAGTTTAACCCAGCTGATATTTTATCCAGAGGTGCAACCTCTAACGACCTCATTAACTCATCTCTATGGCTGCATGGACCGGATTTTTTAGCTCAAGATAAAAACAATTGGCCAAACCCTTGCAGTCAA catgtttttggttacattTATAAGTTCCAAAATCGCTTGCGGCTTTCTGGACTGACTGTTGATTGCATACGCCGTGGCACAAAACTACTCCTGCGCACCATCCAAAGGCTTCACTTCAAAGAGGATCTCAAATGCCTTCAAGCCGGTCAAGGTGTGAAGGCATCTAGTTGCATTGCGTCGCTCTCACCATTCATCGATAGTTGTGGATTGCTTCGTGTGGGTGGACGACTGAAAAATTCAGCGCTCGACTTCGAGGCGCAGCATCCAGTCATACTGCCGAGGCGTCATCCTGTCACTCAAGCAATCATTATGCATTTTCATAGGCGCAATTTGCACGCGGGTCCTCGTTCCCTACTAGCATACATTCGGCTGCAGTATTGGCCTATTGGcggacgaaaaactgtttcgaACGTTGTAAGCAAATGCACTCTATGCTTCCGAGCTAAACCGCACTTAGCGGAACATATTATGGCTGATCTTCCGGAAGATAGGGTAAACTCATCTTATGCATTTATGGTCACAGGCGTCGATTATTGTGGACCATTCCAATATAAAAACGAAATACGCAACAAGCAACCCATAAAATGTTACATTTGCATATTCATATGTTTTGCCACGAAAGCTGTGCACCTGGAGCTCGTAGCAGACTTATCAACGAAGGCATTCTTAAATGCACTAAAGCGGTTCATCCTAACGCGTTGTCGCCCCACTCGTATATGGTCGGACAACGCAACCAACTTTGTTGGCGCTAAGAATGAGATGGCAGAACTAAAACGTTTATTCCTGAGCGAGAAACATGTGCAAGCAGTTCATGAATTTTGTCTAGCCAATACCATAGATTGGCATTTCATTCCACCTCGCTCTCCACACTTTGGTGGGCTTTGGGAAGCGGCCGTTAAAACTGCGAAATATCATTTTCATCGCTCGGTGGGCTCGTCATTATTAAACTTCGATGAACTGCGCACACTTATTTGCCACATAGCGGCAATTATTAACTCAAGACCTTTGTTTCCACTTTCAGAGAATCCGGCTGATTTAGACGTTCTAACTCCAGCTCACTTCATTGGCACTGCTCCTATCTCCACTTATGTTGAACCAGATGTCACGAAGATTAACTTTAATCGTTTGGATCAATGGCAGCGCGTATCATACTACCAGCAGATATTTTGGGCACGTTGGCGTGAGGAGTACTTAACTACCTTGCAGCAGCGCTCAAAGTGGCGCATACAGAATTTCGAACTCTGCGTCAACGACATAGTTTTAGTAAAGGACGAAAATCTGCCTCCTCTCAAGTGGCCCCTAGCAAGAGTCACCGAACTAATATATGGATCAGATCGTGTGGCACGTGTCGCTGTACTAAAAACTGCAAATGGAGTCATCCGAAGAGCCATCCGAAAGCTATGCCCATTGCCAAGACAGGATGAGGTTGAAAGCCCGAGTCTTCCAACGGGGGGAGGATGTTTGGCTATGCAGAAAGCAGCGCAGTCAGCGCAACCAACATAA
- the LOC128870562 gene encoding uncharacterized protein LOC128870562, with translation MSSQGPASSRQASSQLAPPNTSKLVSTSVAHHTLAAISQTTSIVTSAQNLSPDVVLLATAVINVKNSAGTWVPCRALLDSGSQLHIITSRLAHQLQLRKTKSSTYVSGLGNANFASDGLTVNITIQSQNSEYSTCITALVAPNITDNQPSFTLDISHWKIPSNICLADRGFFKSQRIDMLIGASLFYDLLCIGQIKLAHGLPCLQKTRLGWVVTGGESQRQRGAILAAQSSLDIGYESNVQIDQLVRRFWEVESCCESVATYSKEELDCEAHFKANYLRLSTGNYSVRLPAKVNIDLLGGSYQQAFRRFLNLERKLDRHPQRKAQYAAFIREYLNLGHMSLVTKNNLRYCKYFLPHHCVLKEESTTTKLRVVFDGSAVSSSGYSLNDLLMTGPTIQPKLFNTLLRFRTFPIALTGDICKMYRCVRVSEPDSYLQCILWRDSPQQPVNVFKLDTATYGTRPASFLSIRSMHQLAIDEQTVYPIGSKMLKRDFYVDDLITGGESIQEVKEIMSQTTKLLEKGGFKLRKWCSSNPELLQTIPPDDRETLLKFDDGSDIAKTLGLTWDPASDCLLFAFSPMQPSSKHCKRSILSTIARFYDPLGLIGPIISKAKIFLQQIWKERLDWDESLPSSLHSSWLSLCADFGRIPQIKFPRLSIQQNGAYEIHGFSDASIEAYGACLYVVSVSQGRNQAQLLCSKSRVAPLKTLTVPRLELCGASLLAQLMHEIAQIQLFSCRYYCWSDSAVVLSWIRDEPSRFQIFTANRIATIQELTAGMEWRYVPTKFNPADILSRGATSNDLINSSLWLHGPDFLAQDKNNWPNPCSQHVFGYIYKFQNRLRLSGLTVDCIRRGTKLLLRTIQRLHFKEDLKCLQAGQGVKASSCIASLSPFIDSCGLLRVGGRLKNSALDFEAQHPVILPRRHPVTQAIIMHFHRRNLHAGPRSLLAYIRLQYWPIGGRKTVSNVVSKCTLCFRAKPHLAEHIMADLPEDRVNSSYAFMVTGVDYCGPFHYKNEIRNKQPIKCYICIFICFATKAVHLELVADLSTKAFLNALKRFILTRCRPTRIWSDNATNFVGAKNEMAELKRLFLSDNHVQAVHEFCLANTIEWHFIPPRSPHFGGLWEAAVKTVKYHFHRSVGSSLLNFDELRTLICHIAAIINSRPLFPLSDNPAYLDVLTPAHFIGTAPISTYVEPDVTKINFNRLDQWQRVSYYQQIFWTRWREEYLTTLQQRSKWRTQNFELCVNDIVLVKDENLPPLKWPLARVTELIYGSDRVARVAHVFGYIYKFQNRLRLSGLTVDCIRRGTKLLLRTIQRLHFKEDLKCLQAGQGVKASSCIASLSPFIDSCGLLRVGGRLKNSALDFEAQHPVILPRRHPVTQAIIMHFHRRNLHAGPRSLLAYIRLQYWPIGGRKTVSNVVSKCTLCFRAKPHLAEHIMADLPEDRVNSSYAFMVTGVDYCGPFHYKNEIRNKQPIKCYICIFICFATKAVHLELVADLSTKAFLNALKRFILTRCRPTRIWSDNATNFVGAKNEMAELKRLFLSDNHVQAVHEFCLANTIEWHFIPPRSPHFGGLWEAAVKTAKHHFHRSVGSSLLNFDELRTLICHIAAIINSRPLFPLSDNPADLDVLTPAHFIGTAPISTYVEPDVTKINFNRLDQWQRVSYYQQIFWARWHEEYLTTLQQRSKWRTQNFELCVNDIVLVKDENLPPLKWPLARVTELIYGSDRVARVAVLKTANGVIRRAIRKLCPLPRQDEVESPGLPTGGGCLVMQKAAQSAQPT, from the exons ATGTCGTCACAAGGTCCTGCATCTTCAAGGCAAGCATCCTCCCAATTAGCACCTCCAAACACCTCTAAGCTTGTTTCAACTTCAGTCGCACACCACACCTTGGCTGCAATCTCACAAACAACGTCAATTGTCACATCTGCTCAGAATCTCAGTCCTGATGTTGTGCTTCTAGCCACTGCTGTCATCAATGTTAAGAACAGCGCAGGTACATGGGTGCCATGTCGTGCACTGCTCGACTCAGGGTCGCAGTTGCATATTATAACGTCTCGTCTTGCTCATCAACTGCAGTTGCGAAAAACCAAGTCATCCACCTACGTATCAGGTCTTGGTAATGCAAACTTCGCCTCTGATGGTTTGACTGTCAATATTACTATTCAGTCTCAAAACTCGGAGTACTCTACCTGCATTACAGCGTTGGTTGCTCCTAACATAACGGACAATCAACCCTCTTTTACTTTGGATATTTCTCATTGGAAAATACCGTCGAACATTTGTTTAGCAGATCGAGGTTTTTTCAAGTCGCAACGAATAGACATGCTTATTGGAGCCAGCCTCTTCTATGATCTCTTATGCATTGGACAAATAAAGTTAGCTCACGGTCTACCGTGCCTACAGAAAACTAGGTTAGGATGGGTTGTAACAGGTGGTGAATCGCAGCGGCAAAGGGGAGCGATATTGGCCGCACAGTCATCACTTGACATAGGTTACGAATCCAATGTTCAAATCGATCAACTAGTACGTAGATTTTGGGAGGTTGAAAGTTGCTGTGAATCTGTCGCCACATACTCCAAAGAAGAGCTTGACTGCGAGGCGCATTTTAAGGCCAATTATTTGCGTTTGTCTACAGGGAACTATTCGGTCCGGCTACCAGCAAAAGTTAATATTGATCTCTTGGGCGGCTCTTATCAACAAGCGTTTCGTCGTTTTCTTAATCTAGAGCGAAAATTGGACCGCCACCCACAGCGGAAGGCCCAATATGCAGCATTCATACGGGAATATTTGAATCTAGGACATATGTCACTGGTTACTAAGAACAATCTGCGGTATTGCAAATACTTTCTGCCGCATCACTGTGTTTTGAAGGAAGAGAGCACAACTACAAAACTCCGCGTTGTATTCGATGGATCTGCGGTTTCATCTTCTGGATACTCGTTGAACGACTTGCTTATGACAGGACCCACCATACAACCTAAGCTGTTCAACACATTGCTTCGGTTTAGAACCTTTCCAATCGCTTTGACGGGTGACATATGTAAGATGTATCGTTGTGTACGAGTCTCAGAGCCCGATAGTTATCTGCAGTGCATCTTGTGGCGTGACTCCCCACAGCAGCCGGTCAACGTCTTTAAACTTGACACAGCCACTTATGGTACAAGACCAGCTTCATTCCTCTCAATTCGTTCGATGCACCAGTTAGCCATTGATGAACAAACTGTCTACCCCATAGGCTCAAAAATGTTAAAGCGCGATTTTTATGTCGATGATCTTATTACAGGCGGTGAGTCCATTCAAGAAGTCAAGGAAATTATGAGTCAAACTACAAAGCTGCTGGAAAAAGGAGGATTCAAGTTGAGAAAGTGGTGCTCCAGTAATCCTGAATTGTTGCAGACGATACCACCTGATGATCGAGAAACTCTACTTAAGTTCGACGATGGAAGCGATATAGCTAAAACACTCGGTTTAACTTGGGATCCTGCATCAGATTGCCTATTGTTCGCGTTCTCACCAATGCAGCCTTCATCAAAACATTGCAAGCGGTCCATTTTGTCAACTATTGCTCGTTTTTATGACCCACTCGGTCTCATCGGCCCTATTATTTCGAAGGCTAAAATCTTTCTTCAACAAATCTGGAAAGAAAGGCTTGACTGGGATGAAAGTTTGCCTTCATCACTACATTCATCGTGGCTTAGTTTGTGTGCAGATTTTGGCCGCATACCGCAAATAAAGTTTCCCCGTTTGTCAATACAGCAGAATGGCGCCTATGAAATTCATGGTTTTAGTGACGCCAGCATCGAAGCATACGGAGCTTGTCTTTACGTCGTGTCAGTCAGTCAAGGAAGAAACCAGGCGCAACTGCTATGTTCAAAATCTCGTGTAGCGCCCTTAAAAACTCTTACGGTTCCAAGGCTGGAGTTGTGCGGTGCCTCCCTGTTGGCGCAACTCATGCATGAAATAGCTCAAATACAACTTTTCTCGTGTCGATATTATTGTTGGTCTGATTCGGCGGTAGTGTTATCCTGGATCCGCGACGAACCTTCAAGATTTCAAATCTTTACAGCTAATCGCATAGCCACTATACAGGAGTTGACTGCGGGTATGgaatggcgctacgtgcctaCGAAGTTTAACCCAGCTGATATTTTATCCAGAGGTGCAACCTCTAACGACCTCATTAACTCATCTCTATGGCTGCATGGACCGGATTTTTTAGCTCAAGATAAAAACAATTGGCCAAACCCTTGCAGTCAA catgtttttggttacattTATAAGTTCCAAAATCGCTTGCGGCTTTCTGGACTGACTGTTGATTGCATACGGCGTGGCACAAAACTACTCCTGCGCACCATCCAAAGGCTTCACTTCAAAGAGGATCTCAAATGCCTTCAAGCCGGTCAAGGTGTGAAGGCATCTAGTTGCATTGCGTCGCTCTCACCATTCATCGATAGTTGTGGATTGCTTCGTGTGGGTGGACGACTGAAAAATTCAGCGCTCGACTTCGAGGCGCAGCATCCAGTCATACTGCCGAGGCGTCATCCTGTCACTCAAGCAATCATTATGCATTTTCATAGGCGCAATTTGCACGCGGGTCCTCGTTCCCTACTAGCATACATTCGGCTGCAGTATTGGCCTATTGGcggacgaaaaactgtttcgaACGTTGTAAGCAAATGCACTCTATGCTTCCGAGCTAAACCGCACTTAGCGGAACATATTATGGCTGACCTTCCGGAAGATAGGGTAAACTCATCTTATGCATTTATGGTCACAGGCGTCGATTATTGTGGACCATTCCATTATAAAAACGAAATACGCAACAAGCAACCCATAAAATGTTACatttgcatattcatatgcTTTGCCACGAAAGCTGTGCACCTGGAGCTCGTAGCAGACTTATCAACGAAGGCATTCTTAAATGCACTAAAGCGGTTCATCCTAACGCGTTGTCGCCCCACTCGTATATGGTCGGACAACGCAACCAACTTTGTCGGCGCTAAGAATGAGATGGCAGAATTAAAACGTTTATTCCTGAGCGATAATCATGTGCAAGCAGTTCATGAATTTTGTCTAGCTAATACCATAGAATGGCATTTCATTCCACCTCGCTCTCCACACTTTGGTGGGCTTTGGGAAGCGGCCGTTAAAACTGTGAAATATCATTTTCATCGCTCGGTGGGCTCGTCATTATTAAACTTCGATGAACTGCGCACACTTATTTGCCACATAGCGGCAATTATTAACTCAAGACCTTTGTTTCCACTTTCAGACAATCCGGCTTATTTAGACGTTCTAACTCCAGCTCACTTCATTGGCACTGCTCCTATCTCTACTTATGTTGAACCAGATGTCACGAAGATTAACTTTAATCGTTTGGATCAATGGCAGCGCGTATCATACTACCAACAGATATTTTGGACACGTTGGCGTGAGGAGTACTTAACTACCTTGCAGCAGCGCTCAAAGTGGCGCACACAGAATTTCGAACTCTGCGTCAACGACATAGTTTTAGTAAAGGACGAAAATCTGCCTCCTCTCAAGTGGCCCCTAGCAAGAGTCACCGAACTAATATATGGATCAGATCGTGTGGCACGTGTCGCT catgtttttggttacattTATAAGTTCCAAAATCGCTTGCGGCTTTCTGGACTGACTGTTGATTGCATACGCCGTGGCACAAAACTACTCCTGCGCACCATCCAAAGGCTTCACTTCAAAGAGGATCTCAAATGCCTTCAAGCCGGTCAAGGTGTGAAGGCATCTAGTTGCATTGCGTCGCTCTCACCATTCATCGATAGTTGTGGATTGCTTCGTGTGGGTGGACGACTGAAAAATTCAGCGCTCGACTTCGAGGCGCAGCATCCAGTCATACTGCCGAGGCGTCATCCTGTCACTCAGGCAATCATTATGCATTTTCATAGGCGCAATTTGCACGCGGGTCCTCGTTCCCTACTAGCATACATTCGGCTGCAGTATTGGCCTATTGGcggacgaaaaactgtttcgaACGTTGTAAGCAAATGCACTCTATGCTTCCGAGCTAAACCGCACTTAGCGGAACATATTATGGCTGATCTTCCGGAAGATAGGGTAAACTCATCTTATGCATTTATGGTCACAGGCGTCGATTATTGTGGACCATTCCATTATAAAAACGAAATACGCAACAAGCAACCCATAAAATGTTACatttgcatattcatatgcTTTGCCACGAAAGCTGTGCACCTGGAGCTCGTAGCAGACTTATCAACGAAGGCATTCTTAAATGCACTAAAGCGGTTCATCCTAACGCGTTGTCGCCCCACTCGTATATGGTCGGACAACGCAACCAACTTTGTCGGCGCTAAGAATGAGATGGCAGAATTAAAACGTTTATTCCTGAGCGATAATCATGTGCAAGCAGTTCATGAATTTTGTCTAGCTAATACCATAGAATGGCATTTCATTCCACCTCGCTCTCCACACTTTGGTGGGCTTTGGGAAGCGGCCGTTAAAACTGCGAAACATCATTTTCATCGCTCGGTGGGCTCGTCATTATTAAACTTCGATGAACTGCGCACACTTATTTGCCACATAGCGGCAATTATTAACTCAAGACCTTTGTTTCCACTTTCAGACAATCCGGCTGATTTAGACGTTCTAACTCCAGCTCACTTCATTGGCACTGCTCCTATCTCTACTTACGTTGAACCAGATGTCACGAAGATTAACTTTAATCGTTTGGATCAATGGCAGCGCGTATCATACTACCAGCAGATATTTTGGGCACGTTGGCATGAGGAGTACTTAACTACCTTGCAGCAGCGCTCAAAGTGGCGCACACAGAATTTCGAACTCTGCGTCAACGACATAGTTTTAGTAAAGGACGAAAATCTGCCTCCTCTCAAGTGGCCCCTAGCAAGAGTCACCGAACTAATATATGGATCAGATCGTGTGGCACGTGTCGCTGTACTAAAAACTGCAAATGGAGTCATACGAAGAGCCATCCGAAAGCTATGCCCATTGCCAAGACAGGATGAGGTTGAAAGCCCGGGTCTTCCAACGGGGGGAGGATGTTTGGTTATGCAGAAAGCAGCGCAGTCAGCGCAACCAACATAA